The Sandaracinaceae bacterium genome contains a region encoding:
- a CDS encoding VWA domain-containing protein, protein MLASCGEPPPPPGAPRDLGAQLPDVGACELVHVEPSREPPSVLVLLDRSGSMYLPPVDRWTPAVQAINDVVSAYPTGVAFGLGLFGAGVGCVEGSVVAAPAPNQAATIAASLSGDPASRTGGGTPTSAMLALARRFYASRGGERYVVLVTDGAPNCNSFQGARTECLCTLDDCNATPTPWLGCLDDLSSIDAVAALASDGIPTWVIGYDTPQLTATLNAMAAAGGTGRDTYIPVDDQVTLSAALDGIAADLVSCTYTLSVSPGDPSYVRVLLDGQPVPHSSQLTDGGVDPGTTGTFVLEDGGRVRLEGAACERLQDGLTHQLTITRECEPVIFG, encoded by the coding sequence TTGCTCGCGAGCTGCGGTGAGCCGCCCCCGCCCCCAGGCGCCCCGCGTGACCTCGGCGCCCAGCTCCCCGACGTGGGAGCGTGCGAGCTGGTGCACGTGGAGCCTTCCCGCGAACCGCCGTCCGTGCTGGTGTTGCTGGACCGCTCGGGCAGCATGTACCTGCCGCCCGTGGACCGCTGGACCCCCGCCGTCCAAGCCATCAACGACGTCGTGTCGGCCTACCCCACCGGGGTGGCCTTCGGGCTCGGGCTGTTCGGGGCCGGGGTCGGGTGCGTGGAGGGCAGCGTGGTGGCGGCGCCTGCGCCCAACCAAGCGGCGACCATCGCCGCCAGCCTGAGTGGGGACCCGGCCTCGCGGACCGGCGGGGGGACACCCACCTCCGCGATGCTCGCGCTGGCGCGCCGCTTCTACGCGTCGCGAGGTGGTGAGCGCTACGTGGTGTTGGTCACCGACGGGGCGCCGAACTGCAACTCGTTCCAGGGCGCGCGCACCGAGTGCCTTTGCACCCTCGACGACTGCAACGCGACGCCTACGCCATGGCTGGGGTGCCTCGACGACCTGAGCTCGATCGACGCGGTCGCGGCCCTGGCGAGCGACGGGATCCCGACCTGGGTGATCGGCTACGACACCCCCCAGCTGACCGCCACGCTGAATGCCATGGCCGCCGCCGGAGGTACCGGGCGTGACACCTACATCCCGGTCGACGACCAGGTCACGCTCTCGGCGGCGCTGGACGGCATCGCGGCGGACCTGGTGAGCTGCACCTACACGCTCTCCGTCAGCCCGGGCGATCCGTCCTACGTACGGGTGCTGCTGGATGGGCAGCCCGTGCCGCACAGCAGCCAGCTGACCGACGGTGGGGTGGACCCTGGCACCACGGGCACCTTCGTGCTCGAAGACGGCGGCCGGGTGCGCCTCGAGGGCGCCGCGTGCGAGCGCCTGCAGGACGGGCTGACCCATCAGCTCACGATCACACGGGAGTGCGAGCCCGTGATCTTCGGGTAG
- a CDS encoding sulfotransferase: MSSPSRREKAVRETSTDYTHPYRPRPVAMLNRVLSATDGRLDAHAMVRAAEKQAGSADFGPEFDILPLEKLCESVNQEARLTPVGLAITRGRITGIMANRLRAERLFKAHPEILQLEPTAPIFIAGLQRTGTTMLHRLLSAAPALRGLSSYEVLDPVPPSALRTKVLGRDPRLLQAKLAERALAYLAPDFFAIHPVEAESPEEEVMLLDYSFLSTVPEATLRVPSFSRWLEEQDQGPAYRYLRRLLALLAWKRPEGRWVLKTPHHLEWFDTLLDVFPDAKIVHTHRDPLQTTASFCSMITHGRGVFSDSVDPLEVGRDWSDKVVRMITRAMDARDRHDPSHFLDVSYYDVMRDPLAEVARIYAFAGLELNDATRDAMRAARENSPQHRYGKHRYALQSFGLDAESLDARFAAYRERFAIPREGQRQRA, encoded by the coding sequence ATGTCATCCCCGAGCCGACGCGAGAAGGCTGTTCGCGAGACCTCTACCGACTACACGCACCCGTACCGCCCGCGGCCGGTGGCGATGCTCAACCGTGTGCTGAGCGCCACCGACGGGCGCCTGGACGCCCACGCGATGGTGCGGGCCGCGGAGAAGCAGGCGGGAAGCGCGGACTTCGGGCCCGAGTTCGACATCCTCCCCCTCGAGAAGCTCTGTGAGAGCGTCAACCAGGAGGCACGCCTCACCCCGGTCGGCCTCGCCATCACGCGCGGTCGCATCACGGGCATCATGGCCAACCGCCTGCGCGCCGAGCGGTTGTTCAAGGCGCACCCCGAGATCCTCCAGCTCGAGCCGACCGCGCCCATCTTCATTGCCGGGCTGCAGCGCACGGGCACCACCATGCTGCACCGCCTGCTCTCCGCCGCCCCAGCGCTGCGCGGCCTGTCCAGCTACGAGGTGTTGGACCCCGTCCCACCAAGCGCGCTGCGCACCAAAGTCTTGGGGCGCGACCCGCGCCTGCTGCAGGCCAAGCTCGCGGAGCGCGCGCTGGCGTACTTGGCGCCCGACTTCTTCGCCATCCACCCAGTGGAGGCCGAGTCGCCGGAGGAGGAGGTCATGTTGCTGGACTACAGCTTCCTCAGCACAGTGCCGGAGGCGACGCTGCGCGTGCCGAGCTTCTCGCGCTGGCTCGAGGAGCAGGACCAAGGACCCGCCTATCGCTACCTGCGCCGGCTGCTCGCGCTGCTCGCATGGAAGCGCCCAGAGGGCCGCTGGGTGCTGAAGACGCCGCACCACTTGGAGTGGTTCGACACGCTGCTCGACGTGTTCCCCGACGCCAAGATCGTGCATACGCACCGCGACCCGCTGCAGACCACGGCGTCGTTCTGCAGCATGATCACCCACGGGCGTGGCGTGTTCAGCGACAGCGTGGACCCGCTCGAGGTGGGCCGCGACTGGAGCGACAAGGTGGTGCGCATGATCACGCGCGCCATGGACGCACGCGACCGGCACGATCCGTCGCACTTCCTGGACGTCTCGTACTACGACGTCATGCGCGATCCCCTCGCGGAGGTCGCACGCATCTACGCCTTCGCGGGGCTCGAGCTGAACGACGCCACGCGCGACGCGATGAGGGCCGCGCGCGAGAACAGCCCGCAGCATCGCTATGGCAAGCACCGCTACGCGCTCCAGAGCTTCGGGCTCGACGCCGAGTCACTCGACGCGCGCTTCGCCGCTTACCGTGAGCGCTTCGCGATCCCACGCGAGGGTCAGCGTCAGCGCGCGTGA
- a CDS encoding thiol reductase thioredoxin, whose protein sequence is MGLLSFLRGTPKQPPVSLDDDNFDTEVAKSELPVLIDVWSAGCGPCKHLEPVFMDLAGRYAGRVKVCELGTHAAPRSAGLLQIRATPTVVFVRGGKVLEAVVGVRSSLYYAEAIEELFGVPAKPGAEA, encoded by the coding sequence ATGGGACTCCTCTCGTTCTTGCGCGGCACCCCCAAGCAGCCGCCCGTCAGCCTCGACGACGACAACTTCGACACCGAGGTCGCCAAGTCGGAGCTGCCTGTGTTGATCGACGTCTGGTCCGCCGGCTGCGGCCCCTGCAAGCACCTCGAGCCCGTGTTCATGGACCTGGCCGGGCGCTACGCGGGTCGGGTGAAGGTGTGCGAGCTCGGGACGCACGCGGCGCCGCGCTCCGCGGGTCTGCTCCAGATCCGGGCCACACCCACCGTCGTGTTCGTGCGCGGAGGCAAGGTGCTCGAGGCGGTCGTCGGGGTGCGCAGCAGCCTGTACTACGCGGAGGCCATCGAAGAGCTCTTCGGCGTCCCCGCCAAGCCTGGCGCGGAGGCCTGA
- a CDS encoding sigma 54-interacting transcriptional regulator, translating to MPSLKWIADEGRPRSFPVYKKITTVGRGVGNDITVDHASVSDFHAQIVFDGRDFGVALIHGSEIGVNGKNKRKSKVFHGDRLRIGDLEFVFSLYDEAADQADDEDRAAELAGMRKLSEFNRQLLSIRSVGEQMRALLDAVIEVTHADKGFVLLIRDGAVEVAAARDVHTDDLPEGVRHLSDSILQRCIETRQPVIVSDALHDEAFKASESVMNLKLCSVMVAPLMAQGQMLGLIYVGNDNVVNLFESSSLDVMSIFAGQASLILQNAILLDELSTDKARMEEELGGGRFGDVIGSCASLREVYKRVDKVAGTDINVLITGETGTGKELVARELHQRSPRAKGPFVVVNCGAIPENLMESEFFGHVRGAFTGAVQTRVGKFQAAHGGTLFLDEIGEMPLALQVKLLRVLQERVVMKVGDTKSEAIDIRILAATNRDLEQEITAGTFREDLYYRLNVVNLHLPPLRERGDDVIMLAKVMLERYAKEFGAKVTGFTPGAVNAMRRYEWPGNVRQLENRLKKALVLADTTLLGADDLDLGEDALETVLPLTEAREQFTRQYILETLERNGGNRTQTARDLGVDPRTIFRYLEREPDAPGPA from the coding sequence ATGCCGAGCCTCAAATGGATCGCCGACGAGGGCCGACCCCGCAGCTTCCCGGTCTACAAGAAGATCACGACGGTGGGCCGCGGCGTGGGCAACGACATCACGGTGGACCACGCGTCGGTGTCCGACTTCCACGCGCAGATCGTGTTCGACGGGCGCGACTTCGGGGTGGCGCTGATCCACGGCAGCGAGATCGGCGTGAACGGCAAGAACAAGCGCAAGTCGAAGGTCTTCCACGGGGACCGGCTGCGCATCGGTGACCTCGAGTTCGTGTTCTCGCTGTACGACGAGGCTGCGGACCAGGCCGACGACGAGGACCGCGCGGCGGAGCTGGCGGGCATGCGCAAGCTGAGCGAGTTCAACCGCCAGCTGCTCAGCATCCGCTCCGTGGGCGAGCAGATGCGCGCGCTGCTGGACGCGGTGATCGAGGTGACCCACGCGGACAAGGGCTTCGTGCTGCTGATCCGCGACGGGGCGGTCGAGGTCGCAGCCGCGCGCGACGTGCACACGGACGATCTGCCCGAAGGGGTGCGGCACCTCTCGGACAGCATCCTGCAGCGCTGCATCGAGACGCGTCAGCCGGTCATCGTCAGCGACGCGCTGCACGACGAGGCGTTCAAGGCCAGCGAGAGCGTCATGAACCTCAAGCTCTGCTCGGTCATGGTGGCGCCGCTCATGGCCCAGGGGCAGATGCTGGGGCTCATCTACGTGGGCAACGACAACGTGGTGAACCTGTTCGAGTCGTCCAGTCTGGACGTGATGAGCATCTTCGCCGGTCAGGCGTCGCTCATCCTGCAGAACGCCATCCTCCTGGACGAGCTCAGCACGGACAAGGCGCGCATGGAGGAGGAGCTGGGCGGCGGACGCTTCGGCGACGTGATCGGGAGCTGCGCCAGCCTGCGCGAGGTCTACAAGCGCGTGGACAAGGTCGCCGGCACCGACATCAACGTGCTCATCACGGGCGAGACGGGCACCGGCAAGGAGCTCGTCGCGCGCGAGCTGCACCAGCGCTCCCCGCGCGCCAAGGGCCCATTTGTGGTGGTGAACTGCGGGGCCATCCCCGAGAACCTGATGGAGTCCGAGTTCTTCGGGCACGTGCGCGGCGCGTTCACCGGCGCCGTGCAGACGCGCGTGGGCAAGTTCCAGGCGGCGCACGGGGGGACGTTGTTCCTCGACGAGATCGGCGAGATGCCGCTGGCCCTCCAGGTGAAGCTCCTGCGCGTGCTGCAGGAGCGCGTGGTCATGAAGGTGGGCGACACCAAGTCCGAGGCCATCGACATCCGCATCCTGGCTGCCACGAACCGCGACCTCGAGCAGGAGATCACGGCAGGGACGTTCCGCGAGGACCTCTACTACCGCTTGAACGTCGTGAACCTGCACCTGCCCCCGCTGCGCGAACGTGGCGACGACGTGATCATGCTCGCGAAGGTCATGCTCGAGCGGTACGCCAAGGAGTTCGGCGCGAAGGTGACGGGCTTCACCCCGGGGGCGGTGAACGCGATGCGGCGCTACGAGTGGCCCGGCAACGTGCGGCAGCTCGAGAACCGCCTGAAGAAGGCGCTCGTGCTGGCGGACACCACGCTGCTGGGCGCAGACGACCTGGACCTGGGGGAGGACGCGCTCGAGACCGTGCTGCCCCTGACCGAGGCGCGCGAGCAGTTCACGCGCCAGTACATCCTCGAGACCCTGGAGCGGAACGGGGGCAACCGGACCCAGACGGCGCGTGACCTCGGGGTCGATCCCCGCACCATCTTTCGCTACCTTGAGCGCGAACCGGACGCCCCGGGTCCGGCCTGA
- a CDS encoding EVE domain-containing protein, with protein sequence MAKRAREYWLMKSEPDAFGIEDLERKGREPWDGVRNYQARNFMRDMQVGDLALFYHSNATPPGVAGVAEIVKEAYPDPTQFDAKSKYYDPKSPPADPRWSLVEVGFVERFANFVPLDVLKAEPSLTDMRVVQKGSRLSVQPVTKAEFKTVLAMAKAKTKVR encoded by the coding sequence ATGGCGAAGCGAGCGAGAGAATACTGGCTGATGAAGAGCGAGCCGGATGCGTTCGGGATCGAGGATCTCGAGCGCAAGGGGCGCGAGCCATGGGACGGGGTCCGCAACTACCAGGCGCGTAACTTCATGCGCGACATGCAGGTGGGCGACCTGGCGCTCTTCTATCACAGCAACGCCACGCCCCCAGGCGTGGCAGGCGTCGCGGAGATCGTGAAGGAGGCCTACCCAGACCCGACGCAGTTCGACGCGAAGAGCAAGTACTACGATCCGAAGAGCCCACCGGCCGACCCGCGCTGGTCGCTGGTCGAGGTGGGCTTCGTGGAGCGCTTCGCGAACTTCGTGCCGCTGGACGTGCTCAAGGCGGAGCCCTCGCTGACCGACATGCGCGTCGTCCAGAAGGGCAGCCGCCTGAGTGTTCAGCCCGTGACGAAGGCCGAGTTCAAGACCGTGCTAGCCATGGCCAAGGCCAAGACCAAGGTCCGCTGA
- a CDS encoding energy transducer TonB, translated as MSHHTPPIPTTTPRAVGVAPVPANPFGAAKRVALPNPFAPSTAVARAAEPELDLSGVDPERLVYGIAASGPPVDANEVESAQQALEVMVMWGRSVLHVDHLSPARSFYVGEAQGKDEPVDFLLTPEVLGATRLPITLVAEGGTFMVFPEGATGELVRDGERTVIESIMLEPCLAHAGAKQFAIPAGATVSMSHRGFTFVAKSVRAGKKVAGGFAWDWSPLAYAGSVLAMVGLLLGVMYFTPPAVAGLNNDLVDPNSRLAQFVISPVETDAPQPDDTTPSSSEGGEASASAPGEQGEMGDENAPRTTNRAAVRGDANPEDERVAHDALTETAAHAGPIGTVLAAMQFNGPTSPYGADQALGSSEISALGALTGPQAGQNFGLGGLGLTGTGRGGNYGVLAGQLGSGPIGTHGACRGTRCGGHGEGDDGSLGPREPRRPQISAPAPSVTGSLAADAIRRVVRRHLGEVRYCYEGALTSQPDLAGTVSVRFVINPSGAVSASTIAGSTLGSARVESCVASAVRRWTFPQPDNGMVAVTYPFTLSTGE; from the coding sequence GTGTCCCACCACACCCCGCCCATCCCCACCACCACCCCGCGCGCCGTTGGTGTCGCGCCCGTCCCCGCGAACCCCTTCGGTGCGGCCAAGCGGGTGGCCCTGCCCAACCCCTTCGCGCCGAGCACCGCCGTGGCACGCGCCGCCGAGCCCGAGCTGGATCTGAGCGGGGTCGACCCGGAGCGCCTCGTGTACGGCATCGCCGCGAGCGGCCCTCCGGTGGACGCGAACGAGGTGGAGAGCGCGCAGCAGGCGCTCGAGGTGATGGTGATGTGGGGCCGCTCCGTGCTGCACGTCGACCACCTCAGCCCAGCGCGTTCGTTCTACGTCGGCGAGGCGCAGGGCAAGGACGAGCCCGTCGACTTCCTGCTCACGCCCGAGGTGCTCGGCGCGACGCGCCTGCCCATCACGCTCGTCGCCGAGGGCGGCACGTTCATGGTGTTCCCCGAGGGCGCCACGGGTGAGCTCGTGCGCGACGGTGAGCGCACGGTGATCGAGAGCATCATGCTGGAGCCCTGCCTCGCCCACGCTGGCGCGAAGCAGTTCGCCATCCCGGCGGGCGCGACGGTGTCCATGAGCCACCGCGGCTTCACCTTCGTGGCCAAGTCGGTGCGCGCCGGCAAGAAGGTCGCGGGCGGCTTCGCCTGGGACTGGTCTCCGCTGGCCTACGCCGGCTCCGTGCTCGCCATGGTCGGCCTGCTGCTGGGCGTCATGTACTTCACGCCGCCCGCAGTGGCTGGCCTCAACAACGACCTGGTGGACCCCAACTCGCGCCTCGCCCAGTTCGTCATCTCGCCGGTCGAGACCGACGCGCCACAGCCGGACGACACCACGCCGTCGAGCAGCGAGGGCGGCGAGGCCTCGGCTTCGGCCCCTGGCGAACAGGGCGAGATGGGCGACGAGAACGCGCCGCGCACCACCAACCGCGCGGCTGTCCGGGGCGACGCGAACCCCGAGGACGAGCGGGTTGCGCATGACGCGCTGACAGAGACGGCGGCGCACGCCGGACCCATCGGCACCGTGCTCGCCGCCATGCAGTTCAACGGGCCGACGTCGCCCTACGGCGCAGACCAAGCCCTCGGCTCGAGCGAGATCTCCGCGCTGGGTGCGCTCACCGGTCCGCAGGCCGGCCAGAACTTCGGCCTGGGTGGCCTGGGTCTCACGGGCACGGGCCGCGGCGGCAACTACGGCGTGCTCGCCGGGCAGCTCGGCTCCGGCCCCATCGGCACGCACGGCGCTTGCCGCGGGACCCGCTGCGGCGGTCACGGTGAAGGCGACGACGGCAGCCTTGGGCCCCGCGAGCCCCGCCGGCCGCAGATCAGCGCTCCGGCTCCGAGCGTGACTGGCTCCCTCGCCGCCGACGCCATCCGGCGCGTGGTGCGCCGCCACCTGGGCGAGGTGCGCTACTGCTACGAGGGCGCGCTCACCTCGCAGCCCGACCTCGCGGGCACGGTCTCGGTGCGCTTCGTGATCAACCCGAGCGGCGCGGTGTCGGCCTCCACCATCGCGGGCTCCACCCTCGGCAGCGCCCGCGTCGAGTCCTGTGTCGCCAGCGCGGTGCGCCGCTGGACCTTCCCGCAGCCCGACAACGGCATGGTGGCCGTGACCTACCCCTTCACGCTCTCGACCGGCGAGTGA
- a CDS encoding CoA pyrophosphatase, translating into MPATPSRAATAALAHTPTDELVEALSHVLATRTRVHFPALPGRTNHMSAGVLVPLHVGPGGPQVILQQRPGSMREHPGEISLPGGRKDPDDADLTATALREAHEELGIDDARVLGLLSSYPLYTSDYRLHPTVALLPHDRFVPNPAEVAAVLRLDLTRTLAQPFIEGIPWDLGGERYVCPIFDIGAPRVVFGGTAQVLYDMLEVYAAAVGAPVPETRVGKLTWADVLRG; encoded by the coding sequence GTGCCTGCAACACCCAGCCGCGCGGCGACGGCCGCCCTCGCACACACGCCCACCGACGAGCTCGTCGAAGCGCTCTCCCACGTGCTCGCGACGCGCACACGAGTGCACTTCCCGGCATTGCCGGGACGCACGAACCACATGTCCGCAGGTGTGTTGGTGCCCCTGCACGTTGGACCCGGCGGTCCCCAGGTCATCCTGCAGCAGCGACCCGGCAGCATGCGCGAGCACCCAGGGGAGATCTCGCTCCCGGGCGGGCGCAAGGACCCCGACGACGCGGACCTCACCGCGACGGCGTTGCGCGAGGCCCACGAGGAACTGGGCATCGACGACGCGCGCGTGCTGGGTCTGCTCTCCAGCTATCCCCTCTACACGTCGGACTACCGCCTGCACCCCACGGTGGCGCTGCTGCCACACGACCGCTTCGTGCCCAACCCGGCCGAGGTGGCCGCAGTGCTCCGCCTCGACCTCACCCGCACGCTCGCCCAGCCGTTCATCGAGGGCATCCCCTGGGACCTCGGGGGTGAGCGCTACGTGTGTCCCATCTTCGACATCGGCGCACCGCGCGTGGTGTTCGGGGGCACCGCGCAGGTGCTGTACGACATGCTGGAGGTCTACGCGGCGGCCGTGGGCGCGCCCGTTCCCGAGACGCGCGTCGGGAAGCTCACCTGGGCCGACGTGCTGCGCGGCTGA
- a CDS encoding outer membrane beta-barrel protein, with the protein MVAVVRQFTRGGRAGLTGPFLVALLASSALCAGPLASSARAFDMPADEPSRPAPPPSGGTTTSGTQPSSGGAQPGTTQPTGTPPSGTSTQPAPTGTQPSGTSTQPAPTGTSTQPAPTSTSGAPRPASSTQPTPSTAQASTGGPTEEVLEDDETADVGRHNRFRVFYLEASAGYSWVKLGLLREDNLIPDIARLDESGFAVGGGLGFFISFVTLGVQAEVARHDSFDLGTVMLDLGIRLPTRHLEPYLRFGIGYVWLFNNDLIPGQSENVRGVAANLGIGFDYMISPLVAIGVGADATVFNVRRAGVSGAPIITNIDLSEEGDAVGVQISALVQLSFHF; encoded by the coding sequence ATGGTGGCAGTGGTCCGACAGTTCACGCGCGGGGGGCGAGCCGGCCTCACCGGGCCGTTCCTGGTAGCGCTCCTGGCTTCGTCCGCGCTGTGCGCGGGGCCCCTCGCGAGCAGCGCGCGGGCGTTCGACATGCCCGCCGACGAGCCCAGCCGACCTGCGCCGCCCCCTTCGGGCGGCACGACGACGAGCGGCACGCAGCCCAGCTCGGGAGGCGCTCAGCCCGGCACCACGCAGCCCACGGGGACACCGCCCAGCGGCACCAGCACGCAGCCCGCGCCAACGGGCACGCAGCCCAGCGGCACGAGCACGCAGCCCGCGCCCACTGGCACCAGCACCCAGCCCGCCCCCACCAGCACCAGCGGCGCACCGCGTCCCGCGTCCAGCACGCAGCCCACGCCCAGCACGGCGCAGGCATCCACCGGGGGCCCAACGGAGGAGGTGCTGGAGGACGACGAGACGGCCGACGTGGGCCGGCACAACCGCTTCCGCGTGTTCTACCTGGAGGCTTCGGCTGGGTACTCGTGGGTCAAGCTGGGCCTGCTGCGCGAGGACAACCTCATCCCCGACATCGCGCGGCTGGACGAGTCCGGCTTCGCGGTGGGCGGCGGCCTCGGCTTCTTCATCTCGTTCGTGACCCTGGGCGTGCAGGCCGAGGTCGCGCGGCACGACAGCTTCGACCTCGGCACGGTCATGCTGGACCTCGGCATCCGCTTGCCCACCAGGCACCTCGAGCCCTACCTCCGCTTCGGCATCGGCTACGTCTGGCTGTTCAACAACGACCTCATCCCCGGGCAGTCCGAGAACGTGCGCGGCGTCGCGGCCAACCTGGGCATCGGCTTCGACTACATGATCAGCCCGCTGGTCGCCATCGGCGTCGGCGCGGACGCGACCGTGTTCAACGTGCGCCGCGCCGGCGTCAGCGGCGCGCCCATCATCACCAACATCGACCTGTCGGAGGAGGGCGACGCGGTGGGTGTCCAGATCAGCGCGCTGGTGCAGCTGAGCTTCCACTTCTAA
- a CDS encoding serine protein kinase translates to MSDMVSRIAALQDYDRYRDLHWEGTFEDYLSIVRERPEVTRTAFQRAYDMILSYGEEEYIDNKKRLVRYPFFQDPIDDGKDAIFGLDIPLMRLVHVLRAASQGYGPEKRVILLHGPVGSSKSTIARLLKKGLEAYSRTPAGALYTYEWINLKETGIAGDEDVFPCPMHEEPLRLIPPEWRADAARELGLGDDRTRIDRNIKGDLNPASRFIFRHLLERHKGDWGAMIQQHVRVKRLLLSEQDRVGIGTFQPKDEKNQDSTELTGDINYRKIAEYGSDSDPRAFNFDGEFNVANRGIIEFVEVLKLDVAFLYDLLGATQEHMIKPKKFAQTHIDEVIIGHTNEAEYKKLLNNEFMEALRDRTIKIDIPYITKMSEEIRIYQKDFSSERLRGKHVAPHTLEVAAMWAVLTRLEEPKKHELGLLAKAKLYDGKILPGYTQDNVKELRKETSREGLDGMSPRFVQDKISNALVRDGSEGYINPFMILNELEKGLRASLIVNDEARKGYADLIGVVKAEYDEIVKNEVQRAISADEDAIGRLCANYIDNIRAYLMKQKVKNKYTGKDEEPDERLMRSVESKIDINEARKDDFRREIMNFIGHLALEGKKFTYDTNDRLRRALEMKLFEDQKDSIKLSSFVSNVIDKETQDKIDVIKNRLIKYYGYNEASATDVLAYVASIFARGDVRE, encoded by the coding sequence ATGAGCGACATGGTTTCGCGGATCGCCGCGCTTCAGGACTACGACCGATACAGGGACCTCCACTGGGAGGGCACCTTCGAGGACTACCTGAGCATCGTGCGCGAGCGCCCAGAGGTGACGCGCACCGCGTTCCAGCGCGCCTACGACATGATCCTCTCGTACGGCGAAGAGGAGTACATCGACAACAAGAAGCGCTTGGTGCGCTACCCGTTCTTCCAGGACCCCATCGACGACGGCAAGGACGCCATCTTCGGCCTGGACATCCCGCTCATGCGCCTGGTGCACGTGCTGCGCGCCGCGTCGCAGGGCTACGGGCCCGAGAAGCGCGTCATCCTGCTGCACGGGCCGGTGGGCTCGTCCAAGAGCACCATCGCGCGCCTGCTCAAGAAGGGGCTCGAGGCCTACTCGCGCACGCCCGCCGGTGCGCTCTACACCTACGAGTGGATCAACCTGAAGGAGACCGGCATCGCGGGCGACGAGGACGTGTTCCCGTGCCCCATGCACGAGGAGCCGCTGCGGCTGATCCCACCCGAGTGGCGTGCGGACGCGGCGCGGGAGCTGGGCCTGGGCGACGACCGCACGCGCATCGACCGCAACATCAAGGGCGACCTGAACCCCGCCTCGCGCTTCATCTTCCGGCACCTGCTGGAGCGCCACAAGGGCGACTGGGGCGCCATGATCCAGCAGCACGTGCGCGTGAAGCGCCTGTTGCTGAGCGAGCAGGACCGCGTGGGCATCGGTACCTTCCAGCCGAAGGACGAGAAGAACCAGGACAGCACCGAGCTCACGGGCGACATCAACTACCGCAAGATCGCGGAGTACGGCAGCGACTCGGACCCGCGCGCCTTCAACTTCGATGGCGAGTTCAACGTGGCCAACCGCGGCATCATCGAGTTCGTCGAGGTGCTCAAGCTGGACGTGGCGTTCTTGTACGACCTCCTGGGGGCCACCCAGGAGCACATGATCAAGCCGAAGAAGTTCGCGCAGACGCACATCGACGAGGTGATCATCGGCCACACCAACGAGGCCGAGTACAAGAAGCTCCTGAACAACGAGTTCATGGAGGCCCTGCGCGATCGCACCATCAAGATCGACATCCCGTACATCACGAAGATGAGCGAGGAGATCCGCATCTACCAGAAGGACTTCAGCTCGGAGCGCCTGCGCGGCAAGCACGTGGCGCCGCACACGCTGGAGGTGGCCGCCATGTGGGCCGTGCTCACGCGCTTGGAGGAGCCCAAGAAGCACGAGCTGGGGCTCTTGGCCAAGGCCAAGCTGTACGACGGCAAGATCCTGCCGGGCTACACGCAGGACAACGTGAAGGAGCTGCGCAAGGAGACCTCGCGCGAGGGCCTCGACGGCATGAGCCCGCGCTTCGTGCAGGACAAGATCAGCAACGCGCTCGTGCGGGACGGGAGCGAGGGCTACATCAACCCGTTCATGATCCTGAACGAGCTCGAGAAGGGCCTGCGGGCGTCGCTCATCGTCAACGACGAGGCGCGCAAGGGCTACGCGGACCTCATCGGCGTGGTGAAGGCCGAGTACGACGAGATCGTGAAGAACGAGGTGCAGCGCGCCATCAGCGCCGACGAGGACGCCATCGGGCGCCTGTGCGCCAACTACATCGACAACATCCGCGCCTACCTGATGAAGCAGAAGGTGAAGAACAAGTACACCGGCAAGGACGAGGAGCCGGACGAGCGCCTGATGCGGTCGGTCGAGAGCAAGATCGACATCAACGAGGCACGCAAGGACGACTTCCGCCGCGAGATCATGAACTTCATCGGCCACCTCGCGCTCGAGGGCAAGAAGTTCACCTACGACACCAACGACCGCCTGCGCCGCGCGCTGGAGATGAAGCTCTTCGAGGACCAGAAGGACAGCATCAAGCTCAGCAGCTTCGTGTCGAACGTCATCGACAAGGAGACGCAGGACAAGATCGACGTGATCAAGAACCGTCTGATCAAGTACTACGGCTACAACGAGGCCAGCGCGACGGACGTGCTGGCGTACGTGGCGAGCATTTTCGCGCGCGGGGACGTGCGGGAGTAG